In a genomic window of Nitrospirota bacterium:
- a CDS encoding OsmC family protein, protein MSTVSAKVTFVDGLQFVGETGSGHAVVMDGVEKFGGRDSGPRPMEMLLLGLGGCTGMDVVSILRKKKQALTGLEIRVEGGKAEEHPQGFEQIRLVYAVRGRGVEEAAVKRAIELSMEKYCSVKATLEGTARIEFSYTIQEA, encoded by the coding sequence ATGAGCACGGTCTCGGCAAAAGTGACCTTCGTCGACGGCCTCCAGTTCGTGGGCGAGACCGGTTCGGGCCACGCGGTGGTCATGGACGGCGTGGAGAAGTTCGGGGGCAGGGACTCGGGGCCCCGGCCCATGGAGATGCTTCTCCTGGGGCTCGGCGGCTGCACCGGCATGGACGTGGTCTCCATCCTCAGGAAGAAAAAGCAGGCCCTCACCGGCCTTGAAATCAGGGTCGAGGGCGGCAAGGCGGAGGAGCATCCCCAGGGGTTCGAGCAGATACGCCTGGTCTATGCGGTGCGGGGCAGGGGTGTCGAGGAGGCAGCCGTCAAGCGCGCCATAGAGCTTTCCATGGAGAAATACTGCTCGGTCAAGGCAACCCTGGAGGGGACGGCCAGGATAGAGTTCTCCTACACCATACAAGAGGCGTAG
- a CDS encoding phosphatidylglycerophosphatase A, which yields MGEQGGGVLFKLVATVGYLGFVPVAPGTMGTLAALAVVALTKLPWPSYLILTIASVLGGTWAADKMERVMGEKDPGCIVIDEFAGFLVAMAFLPRTMGYFLAAFILFRVFDILKPPPIDGLQSSGGGWGVMVDDLAAGLLVNLLLQAWRLLA from the coding sequence ATGGGAGAGCAAGGGGGCGGAGTCCTCTTCAAGCTCGTGGCTACGGTGGGCTACCTGGGGTTCGTGCCCGTGGCCCCGGGGACCATGGGAACCCTGGCGGCGCTGGCCGTGGTGGCCCTGACAAAACTGCCCTGGCCTTCCTACCTGATACTGACGATAGCCTCCGTACTGGGCGGCACCTGGGCGGCCGATAAGATGGAAAGGGTCATGGGAGAGAAGGACCCCGGCTGCATCGTCATCGACGAGTTCGCCGGCTTCCTGGTGGCCATGGCCTTCCTGCCCCGGACGATGGGATATTTCCTTGCGGCTTTCATTTTATTCAGGGTTTTCGATATACTGAAGCCGCCGCCCATAGACGGGCTGCAGAGCTCGGGGGGCGGCTGGGGGGTGATGGTGGACGACCTCGCCGCGGGCCTCCTTGTCAACCTGCTGCTTCAGGCCTGGCGTCTTTTGGCATAG
- the thpR gene encoding RNA 2',3'-cyclic phosphodiesterase — translation MAVELPDALKDLIGKGTEHLRSKGGKVRWTPARNFHLTLKFLGETPESMLPDIEARLGEAVKGHGAFSVRFRGVGVFPDPRRPRVIWIGVENPEPLQRLQAGVEEALVSLGFEDEGRPYNPHLTLGRVKDPRGAGPLMGVLREMEQADFGQMRVQGVSLVRSDLGPGGSRYTRLFRVALEGGEPLGENGAYAL, via the coding sequence GTGGCAGTAGAGCTTCCCGATGCCCTCAAGGACCTCATCGGCAAGGGCACCGAGCACCTCCGCTCAAAGGGCGGGAAGGTGCGGTGGACGCCCGCCCGGAACTTCCACCTGACCCTGAAGTTCCTGGGCGAAACCCCCGAGAGCATGCTCCCCGATATCGAGGCGCGCCTCGGGGAGGCTGTCAAAGGGCACGGGGCCTTCAGCGTCCGGTTCCGGGGCGTGGGGGTCTTCCCCGACCCCCGGCGCCCCCGGGTGATATGGATAGGCGTGGAAAACCCGGAGCCCCTTCAAAGGCTGCAGGCCGGCGTGGAGGAGGCCCTCGTCTCCCTGGGGTTCGAGGACGAGGGAAGGCCCTACAACCCCCACCTCACGCTGGGGAGGGTGAAGGACCCCCGGGGGGCGGGCCCCCTGATGGGGGTGCTTCGGGAGATGGAGCAGGCCGATTTCGGACAGATGCGGGTGCAGGGCGTCTCCCTCGTCAGAAGCGACCTGGGGCCCGGCGGCTCCCGTTATACGCGGCTTTTCAGGGTTGCTCTGGAGGGCGGGGAACCCCTTGGAGAAAACGGGGCATATGCGTTATAG
- the recA gene encoding recombinase RecA encodes MNKDRMKALESAIAQIEKSFGKGAIMRLGDQEVEHVQTIPSGSLALDLATGIGGYPRGRVVEIYGPESSGKTTLALTAIAQAQRAGGAAAFIDAEHALDVVYAGRLGVQVEDLLVAQPDTGEQALEVAETLVRSGALDIVVIDSVAALVPKAEIEGEMGDSLPGLQARLMSQAMRKLTAAISKSKTTLIFINQIRMKIGVMFGNPETTTGGNALKFYSSMRLDIRRIDTIKESQTLIGGRARVKVVKNKMAPPFRQAEFDIYFNEGISREGELVDLGVDRSIIEKAGAWYSYDGRRIGQGRENVKKFLKDNPEVQKEIETKIMASLGG; translated from the coding sequence ATGAACAAGGACAGGATGAAGGCCCTGGAATCGGCCATCGCGCAGATAGAGAAGAGCTTCGGGAAGGGCGCCATCATGAGGCTCGGGGACCAGGAGGTCGAGCACGTGCAGACCATCCCCTCGGGCTCTCTGGCCCTGGACCTGGCCACCGGCATCGGCGGGTATCCCCGCGGACGGGTGGTGGAGATATACGGTCCCGAGTCCTCGGGAAAGACCACCCTGGCGCTGACGGCCATCGCCCAGGCCCAGCGGGCCGGGGGCGCGGCGGCCTTCATCGACGCCGAGCATGCCCTGGACGTGGTCTACGCCGGGAGGCTGGGGGTTCAGGTCGAGGACCTCCTGGTTGCGCAGCCCGACACGGGGGAGCAGGCCCTGGAGGTGGCCGAGACCCTGGTCAGAAGCGGCGCTCTGGACATCGTCGTCATCGATTCCGTGGCGGCCCTCGTGCCCAAGGCCGAGATAGAGGGCGAGATGGGCGACTCGCTGCCGGGGCTTCAGGCGCGCTTGATGAGCCAGGCCATGCGGAAGCTCACGGCGGCCATCTCCAAGAGCAAGACCACCCTGATATTCATCAACCAGATACGGATGAAGATAGGGGTGATGTTCGGCAACCCCGAGACCACCACGGGGGGCAACGCCCTGAAGTTCTACTCCTCGATGAGGCTGGACATCCGGCGCATCGACACCATCAAGGAAAGCCAGACCCTGATAGGCGGGCGGGCCCGGGTCAAGGTGGTCAAGAACAAAATGGCCCCGCCCTTCAGGCAGGCGGAGTTCGACATCTACTTCAACGAGGGCATCTCCCGCGAGGGAGAGCTCGTGGACCTCGGCGTGGACAGGAGCATCATCGAGAAGGCGGGCGCCTGGTACAGCTACGACGGCAGACGCATCGGGCAGGGGCGCGAGAACGTCAAGAAGTTCCTCAAGGACAACCCGGAGGTCCAGAAGGAGATAGAGACAAAAATCATGGCATCCCTAGGGGGCTGA
- a CDS encoding PilT/PilU family type 4a pilus ATPase, producing the protein MPDIKELLKAAIDRGASDLHLKVGSPPVLRIHGRLVATDSAERITYEEGMKLGLSVMTPGQREAFKKKNDLDFAYSVPGLGRFRCNVFVQRGAIGVVFRLIPMKVPTIAELNLPSILSDVSLSGRGLILVTGTTGSGKTTTLASMIDHVNANRTVNIVTNEDPIEYRQRDKRGIVNQREVGTDTLSFSVALRAALRQDPDVILVGEMRDLETMEIAMSAAETGHLVMSTLHTLDAAETVNRIISSFPPHQHNQIRTQLASILRGIISLRLMPRADGKGRVPAVEVLVATSLIRECITDPAKTPLMRDYIAQGKLHYGMQTFDQSILEHLKGGVVAYEEALQWATNPEDFKLKVKGVHSTSEFSEDDLPDIDSPDDDIEIERFSK; encoded by the coding sequence ATGCCGGATATCAAGGAGCTTCTGAAGGCAGCCATCGACAGGGGGGCGTCGGACCTTCATCTGAAGGTGGGCTCTCCCCCCGTGCTCAGGATCCATGGGAGGCTGGTCGCCACGGACTCCGCGGAGCGCATCACCTACGAGGAGGGCATGAAGCTGGGCCTTTCGGTTATGACGCCCGGGCAGAGGGAGGCCTTCAAGAAGAAAAACGACCTGGACTTCGCCTACAGCGTGCCCGGCCTGGGCAGGTTCCGCTGCAACGTGTTCGTCCAGAGGGGGGCCATAGGGGTCGTTTTCCGGCTCATCCCCATGAAGGTGCCCACCATCGCCGAGCTGAACCTGCCGTCCATCCTGAGCGATGTCTCCCTTTCGGGCAGGGGGCTCATCCTGGTCACCGGCACCACCGGGAGCGGCAAGACGACGACGCTGGCCTCGATGATAGACCACGTCAACGCCAACAGGACCGTCAACATCGTCACCAACGAGGACCCCATCGAGTACCGTCAGCGGGACAAGCGCGGCATCGTCAACCAGCGCGAGGTGGGCACGGACACCCTTTCGTTCAGCGTGGCCCTGAGGGCCGCCTTGAGGCAGGACCCCGACGTCATCCTGGTGGGGGAGATGCGCGACCTGGAGACCATGGAGATTGCCATGTCGGCGGCGGAGACCGGGCATCTGGTCATGAGCACCCTGCACACCCTGGACGCCGCGGAGACGGTCAACAGGATAATCTCGTCCTTCCCGCCGCACCAGCACAACCAGATTCGCACGCAGCTGGCCTCCATCCTGAGGGGCATCATCTCCCTGAGGCTCATGCCCCGGGCCGACGGGAAGGGACGGGTCCCCGCGGTGGAGGTGCTGGTGGCCACCTCCCTTATCAGGGAGTGCATCACGGACCCCGCGAAGACCCCTCTCATGCGGGACTACATCGCCCAGGGTAAGCTGCATTACGGGATGCAGACCTTCGACCAGTCCATCCTGGAGCACCTGAAGGGCGGCGTGGTCGCTTACGAGGAGGCCCTCCAGTGGGCCACCAATCCCGAGGACTTCAAGCTCAAGGTCAAGGGCGTGCACTCCACCTCCGAGTTCTCGGAGGACGACCTGCCGGACATCGACTCCCCGGACGACGACATCGAGATAGAGAGGTTCTCCAAGTAG
- a CDS encoding RecX family transcriptional regulator, whose product MPEEFRRALGHAVRLLRYRERSRKELAFRLGKKGHGPEVVQEVLEFLDEQGLLDDARWARTLRGRAEDVRLLGEAGARRYLEAMGIGSGDAREALEAYDEQGVARRLVQRERRRMAHLPEGVRKRRILGSLRRRGFSSRSARRALREDIEEEDE is encoded by the coding sequence ATGCCGGAAGAGTTTCGCCGGGCCCTCGGGCACGCCGTCAGGCTCCTCAGATACCGTGAGAGGAGCAGGAAGGAGCTGGCCTTTCGCCTAGGGAAAAAGGGCCATGGCCCGGAGGTGGTGCAGGAGGTCCTCGAGTTTCTCGATGAGCAGGGCCTTCTGGATGACGCCCGGTGGGCGCGGACCCTGCGCGGGAGGGCCGAAGACGTCCGCCTCCTGGGGGAGGCGGGAGCCCGCCGCTACCTGGAGGCCATGGGCATAGGTTCGGGCGATGCCCGGGAGGCCCTCGAGGCGTACGACGAGCAGGGGGTCGCGCGGAGGCTCGTCCAGAGGGAGCGGCGGCGGATGGCGCACCTGCCCGAAGGCGTGCGGAAGAGGCGGATTCTCGGGAGCCTGAGGCGGAGGGGCTTTTCCTCGCGCTCCGCGCGGAGGGCCCTGAGAGAGGACATCGAGGAGGAGGACGAGTAA